The proteins below are encoded in one region of Brassica napus cultivar Da-Ae chromosome A6, Da-Ae, whole genome shotgun sequence:
- the LOC106346744 gene encoding uncharacterized membrane protein At1g16860-like — protein sequence MGSRYPSHQLGNGLFVSGRPEQPKERPPTMSSVAMPYTGGDIKKSGELGKMFEIPTDGSKSRKSGPIPGAPSRSGSFAQSGQGAPNASTTRMSGSLASAAGSLSMKKTNSGPLSKHGEPLKKSSGPQSRQNSGPIPVVLPATGLITSGPLNSSGAPRKVSGPLDSSGSLKTHMPSAVVHNPAVTTLGPPDDFSSLKSFPKPVLWLIVLIFIMGFLAGGFILGAVHNPMLLIVVAIFFAVVATLFIWNVCWGRRGVVDFVARYPDADLRTAKNGQYVKVTGVVTCGNVPLESSYQRVPRCVYTSTCLYEYRGWGSKPANSSHRLFTWGLRSSERHVVDFYISDFQSGLRALVKTGNGAKVTPLVDDSAVIDFKHGNEQMSPDFVHWLKKKNLSSDDRIMRLKEGYIKEGSTVSVIGVVQRNDNVLMIVPPSEPLAAGWQWRRCTFPTTLEGVVLRCEDSSNVDAIPV from the exons ATGGGTTCGAGATACCCTTCTCACCAGCTCGGCAACGGCCTCTTCGTGTCTGGACGCCCTGAGCAACCCAAAGAAAGACCTCCAACGATGAGCTCAGTAGCCATGCCTTACACGGGCGGCGACATCAAGAAGTCAGGAGAGCTTGGGAAGATGTTCGAGATTCCAACCGATGGGTCCAAGTCAAGAAAGTCCGGTCCCATCCCCGGTGCTCCTTCAAGGTCCGGCTCATTTGCACAATCAGGTCAAGGAGCTCCCAACGCTTCCACTACTCGTATGTCTGGCTCTTTGGCTTCCGCTGCTGGTTCTCTCTCCATGAAGAAAACGAACTCCGGACCTTTATCTAAACACGGAGAGCCTCTCAAGAAATCATCTGGCCCTCAATCCCGGCAAAACTCCGGTCCTATTCCCGTTGTTCTTCCGGCCACAGGTCTTATAACATCAGGTCCTCTGAACTCATCTGGAGCTCCTAGAAAGGTTTCTGGTCCTTTAGACTCGTCTGGTTCGTTGAAGACTCATATGCCTTCTGCTGTTGTCCACAACCCGGCTGTAACTACCCTTGGTCCTCCAGATGACTTCTCCAGCCTCAAGAGCTTCCCTAAGCCTGTCTTGTGGCTGATCGTTCTTATATTTATAATGGGGTTCCTTGCCGGAGGCTTCATCCTCGGTGCAGTTCATAATCCGATGCTCCTCATTGTTGTTGCAATCTTCTTTGCAGTTGTTGCGACGCTTTTCATTTGGAATGTATGTTGGGGGAGACGTGGTGTGGTAGATTTCGTTGCTCGTTATCCTGATGCTGACCTTAGAACTGCGAAAAATGGTCAATACGTGAAGGTCACTGGG GTGGTTACTTGTGGTAATGTGCCGCTTGAGTCATCATATCAGAGAGTTCCAAGATGTGTGTACACATCCACGTGTCTATATGAGTATCGTGGATGGGGTTCAAAACCAGCTAATTCTTCACATCGTTTGTTCACTTGGGGACTGAGATCATCAGAG AGACATGTGGTGGACTTTTACATATCAGATTTTCAATCTGGACTCAGAGCCTTAGTCAAAACTGGAAACGGTGCAAAGGTGACACCTCTGGTAGATGATTCTGCTGTCATAGATTTTAAGCACGGAAATGAGCAAATGTCTCCAGATTTTGTTCATTggttaaagaagaagaatctaTCGAGCGATGATCGAATAATGCGGCTCAAAGAAGG GTATATAAAAGAAGGAAGCACAGTGAGTGTGATTGGAGTGGTGCAGAGAAACGATAATGTGTTAATGATAGTGCCACCATCTGAGCCACTTGCAGCTGGTTGGCAATGGAGGAGATGCACTTTCCCAACAACCCTTGAAGGAGTTGTATTGAGATGTGAAGACTCTTCGAACGTTGATGCAATACCGGTCTAA